The Allochromatium tepidum genome has a window encoding:
- a CDS encoding IS5 family transposase (programmed frameshift) gives MSLAVQDDGWRLSDALWAQLKPLLPVYQPPSHPLGCHRRRIEDRVVMEGILFVLRTGCQWNALNATGICSSSTAHRRFLEWVEAGVFARFRQAGVLKYDELQGIDWSWLSLDGTMTKAPPAGSKTGRNPTDRGTQGVKRSLLTEGAGLPLAVAIDGANRHDMKLTRTTLEGIIVPRPAPTPERPQGLCLDAGYDYDEVRTIAAELGFTPHIRQRGEEAEAVVRHPDFKPRRWVVERTHSWMNRFRRLLVRWEKRDDTYLAMVHLALGIITWRATGLLG, from the exons ATGAGCTTGGCGGTTCAAGACGATGGTTGGCGGTTATCCGACGCCCTGTGGGCGCAGCTCAAACCCCTGTTGCCCGTGTACCAGCCGCCGTCCCATCCGCTGGGCTGCCATCGGCGCCGGATCGAGGATCGGGTGGTGATGGAGGGGATCTTGTTTGTATTGCGCACCGGCTGTCAATGGAATGCGCTCAACGCCACCGGGATCTGTTCGAGCAGCACGGCGCATCGACGGTTTCTGGAGTGGGTGGAGGCCGGGGTGTTCGCGCGCTTCCGGCAGGCCGGTGTGCTCAAATACGATGAACTCCAAGGGATCGACTGGTCGTGGCTGTCGCTGGATGGGACGATGACCAAGGCGCCGCCGGCGGGGTCA AAAACGGGGCGCAACCCGACGGATCGCGGCACACAGGGTGTCAAGCGCAGCCTGTTGACGGAAGGCGCCGGCCTTCCCCTGGCGGTAGCCATCGACGGGGCCAACCGCCACGACATGAAGCTCACGCGCACGACCTTGGAGGGGATCATCGTCCCCCGTCCCGCCCCCACGCCCGAGAGACCACAGGGCCTGTGCCTGGATGCCGGCTATGACTATGACGAGGTCCGGACGATCGCTGCGGAGTTGGGGTTCACGCCCCACATTCGCCAGCGGGGTGAGGAAGCCGAGGCCGTCGTGCGTCACCCCGACTTCAAGCCCCGGCGCTGGGTGGTGGAGCGCACACATAGCTGGATGAATCGCTTCCGTCGCCTGTTGGTGCGCTGGGAGAAGCGCGATGACACCTACTTGGCCATGGTCCATCTGGCGCTCGGGATCATCACTTGGCGGGCTACCGGCCTTTTGGGATAG
- a CDS encoding AAA family ATPase, which yields MTPSDLQAVRDHIASRIIGQQAFIDSMLVCLLSDGHLLVEGMPGLAKTTAVKALAESIEGDFHRIQFTPDLLPSDLIGTDIYRHEKGEFEFRQGPLFHNLLLADEVNRAPAKVQSALLEAMAEHQITVGQKTYPLPQLFMVLATQNPVEQEGTYHLPEAQLDRFLMQAVVTYPSRDEELRILELDSEQQKHSYAPPVRRLSQAELFAMRRDVAEIYLDPKLHHYIVDLVQATRNPKLYDRDLGRWCRFGASPRASIALARCARARAWMDGESFVVPHHIQSVAPEILRHRILLTFEAEAEGVTTDAFIKRLLSLVAIP from the coding sequence ATGACGCCAAGCGATCTCCAAGCCGTTCGCGATCACATCGCCTCACGCATCATCGGCCAGCAGGCGTTCATCGACAGCATGTTGGTCTGTCTGTTGAGCGATGGTCATCTGCTGGTCGAGGGGATGCCGGGGCTGGCCAAGACCACGGCGGTCAAGGCGCTGGCCGAGTCGATCGAGGGCGATTTCCACCGCATTCAGTTCACGCCGGATCTGTTGCCCTCGGATCTGATCGGCACCGACATCTATCGCCATGAGAAGGGCGAGTTCGAGTTTCGTCAGGGGCCGTTGTTCCACAATCTGCTGCTGGCCGATGAGGTCAACCGGGCGCCGGCCAAGGTGCAGTCGGCGTTGCTGGAGGCGATGGCCGAGCATCAGATCACGGTCGGTCAGAAGACCTATCCCCTGCCCCAGCTCTTCATGGTGCTGGCGACTCAGAATCCGGTCGAGCAGGAGGGCACCTATCATTTGCCGGAGGCGCAGCTCGACCGCTTTTTGATGCAGGCGGTCGTGACCTATCCGAGTCGTGACGAGGAGTTACGGATTCTGGAGCTCGATAGTGAGCAGCAGAAGCATAGTTATGCGCCGCCGGTCAGGCGGTTGAGTCAGGCGGAGCTGTTTGCGATGCGGCGCGACGTGGCCGAGATCTATCTCGATCCCAAGCTGCATCACTATATCGTCGATCTGGTGCAGGCGACGCGCAATCCGAAGCTCTATGACCGGGATCTGGGGCGCTGGTGTCGTTTCGGGGCTTCGCCGCGCGCGAGTATTGCGCTGGCGCGTTGTGCGCGGGCGCGGGCCTGGATGGATGGGGAGAGTTTCGTGGTGCCGCATCATATCCAGTCGGTCGCGCCGGAGATTCTGCGTCATCGCATTCTGCTGACCTTCGAGGCCGAAGCCGAAGGGGTGACGACGGATGCGTTTATCAAGCGGTTGTTGAGTTTGGTGGCGATTCCGTGA
- the bioF gene encoding 8-amino-7-oxononanoate synthase produces the protein MERPPSSRPNPETELRPRLDALKAQSLYRRRRLQDSPQQPQARVDGRPMLSFCGNDYLGLANHPKVIAALRDGAERWGVGSGAAHLVNGHSRAHQALEEALAEFTGRPRALLFSTGYMANLGVISALAGRNDTVFEDRLNHASLLDGALLSRARLRRYPHADAQALKRLIAGDPARLIVTDGVFSMDGDPAPLPELAAIARDSGAWLMVDDAHGLGVLGHEGRGSPDHFGLGPEDVPILMGTLGKAFGTFGAFVAGSEELIETLIQSARSYIYTTATPPALAEATLTSLAITRREHWRRERLAEWIERFRTGATRIGLNLMDSPTPIQPILAGSAEQALAWSAALEAAGLLVTAIRPPTVPEGTSRLRVTLSAAHTADDIDRLLAALARLPT, from the coding sequence ATGGAGCGACCGCCGTCCAGCCGCCCCAACCCCGAGACCGAACTGCGCCCGCGACTCGACGCGCTCAAGGCCCAGTCGCTCTATCGCCGCCGCCGGCTCCAGGACAGCCCACAGCAACCCCAGGCGCGGGTCGACGGCCGACCGATGCTGAGCTTCTGCGGCAACGACTATCTGGGCTTGGCCAATCACCCAAAGGTGATCGCCGCCCTGCGCGACGGGGCCGAACGCTGGGGCGTGGGCAGCGGCGCGGCGCATCTGGTCAACGGTCACAGCCGCGCGCATCAGGCACTGGAAGAAGCGCTGGCCGAGTTCACCGGCCGTCCGCGCGCCCTCCTCTTCTCGACCGGCTACATGGCCAATCTGGGCGTCATCAGCGCCCTGGCCGGACGGAACGACACAGTGTTCGAGGACCGGCTCAATCATGCCTCGCTACTCGACGGCGCCCTGCTGTCACGCGCCCGACTGCGCCGCTATCCGCACGCCGACGCCCAGGCGCTCAAACGCCTGATCGCCGGCGACCCCGCGCGGCTCATCGTCACCGACGGCGTCTTCAGCATGGACGGCGATCCGGCCCCATTGCCCGAGCTGGCCGCCATCGCGCGTGACTCCGGCGCCTGGCTGATGGTCGACGACGCGCACGGACTGGGGGTGCTGGGACACGAAGGACGCGGCTCACCGGATCACTTCGGGCTCGGCCCCGAAGACGTGCCGATCCTGATGGGCACGCTCGGCAAGGCCTTCGGCACCTTCGGCGCTTTCGTCGCCGGCTCCGAGGAACTGATCGAGACCCTGATCCAGAGCGCGCGCAGTTACATCTACACCACGGCCACTCCACCAGCCCTGGCCGAAGCCACGCTCACCAGTCTCGCCATCACCCGACGCGAACACTGGCGGCGCGAACGGCTCGCCGAGTGGATCGAGCGCTTTCGCACCGGAGCGACCCGAATCGGACTGAACCTGATGGACTCACCCACACCCATCCAGCCGATCCTGGCCGGCAGCGCCGAACAGGCACTGGCCTGGAGCGCCGCGCTCGAAGCGGCCGGCCTCCTGGTCACAGCCATCCGCCCCCCAACGGTTCCCGAAGGCACATCTCGGCTCCGCGTCACGCTCTCAGCCGCCCACACCGCCGACGACATCGACCGACTGCTCGCGGCCCTGGCCAGACTACCGACCTGA
- the bioB gene encoding biotin synthase BioB, whose translation MSQIQTTAFQSQTALRHDWSLDEIEAILDRPFNDLLFTAQSIHRAHFDPNTIQVSTLLSIKTGACPEDCGYCGQSARHATDVEPERILPLDTVLDAARAAKAQGATRFCMGAAWRNPTDRHLEQVIAMVEGIHALGLETCVTLGMLTAEQARRLKDAGLDYYNHNLDTSPEFYGQVISTRTYQDRLDTLEHIRAVGLKTCSGGILGMGESRRDRASMLRQLANLPAHPESVPINLLVQVEGTPLFGVDALDPFEFVRVVAAARLIMPRSHVRLSAGRSEMSDELQALCFLAGANSIFYGERLLTAPNAESDRDRRLFERLGLSFEQVEAERTEPGACHKTTEHKIRL comes from the coding sequence ATGTCACAGATCCAGACCACCGCCTTCCAGTCACAGACCGCACTCCGTCACGATTGGTCGCTCGACGAGATTGAAGCGATCCTCGACCGGCCGTTCAACGATCTGCTGTTCACGGCTCAGAGCATCCATCGCGCCCACTTCGATCCCAATACCATCCAGGTCAGCACCCTGCTGAGCATCAAGACCGGCGCCTGTCCCGAGGATTGCGGCTATTGCGGCCAGAGCGCGCGCCATGCAACGGACGTCGAACCTGAGCGCATCCTGCCGCTCGACACCGTGCTGGACGCCGCGCGCGCCGCCAAGGCCCAGGGTGCGACCCGTTTCTGCATGGGTGCGGCCTGGCGCAACCCGACCGATCGCCATCTCGAACAGGTGATCGCCATGGTCGAGGGTATCCACGCGCTCGGACTGGAGACCTGCGTCACCCTCGGCATGCTGACCGCCGAACAGGCGCGCCGGCTCAAGGACGCCGGACTCGACTATTACAACCACAACCTCGACACCTCGCCCGAGTTCTACGGTCAGGTCATCAGCACCCGCACCTATCAGGATCGGCTCGACACCTTGGAACACATCCGCGCGGTCGGACTCAAGACCTGTAGCGGCGGCATCCTCGGCATGGGCGAATCGCGCCGCGACCGCGCCTCCATGTTACGCCAGCTCGCCAACCTGCCGGCGCATCCCGAATCCGTCCCCATCAATCTGCTGGTCCAGGTCGAGGGCACGCCGCTGTTCGGCGTCGACGCGCTCGATCCCTTCGAGTTCGTGCGCGTGGTCGCGGCGGCGCGCCTCATCATGCCGCGTTCGCATGTCCGACTGTCCGCCGGTCGCAGCGAGATGAGCGACGAGTTGCAGGCGCTCTGCTTTCTGGCCGGCGCCAACTCGATCTTCTACGGCGAGCGGCTACTGACCGCACCCAATGCCGAGTCCGACCGCGACCGTCGACTGTTCGAGCGTCTGGGTCTGAGCTTCGAGCAGGTCGAGGCCGAACGCACCGAGCCGGGCGCCTGTCACAAGACCACTGAGCACAAGATCCGGCTCTGA
- a CDS encoding ComF family protein, translated as MWKLGLGGDRRLLDVLFPPTCLLCGAPGEAGRDLCAGCALDLPYNLRACARCARPFPVPLPDGAICGDCERRPPPFEVCLTAFRYEGAVPFLITGAKFRGRLNAARLLGQCLAEHVRESADDRLEALVPVPLHPRRQRTRGYNQALEIARVTGRELSIPIEPRLVARTLATPPQVGLTARARRRNIRGAFKAMEDLKGRYLAIVDDVMTTGGTVSELSQVLIDAGAARVDVWAVARTL; from the coding sequence GTGTGGAAACTCGGTTTGGGGGGCGATCGCCGTCTGCTCGACGTCCTGTTCCCGCCAACCTGTCTGCTTTGCGGCGCACCCGGCGAGGCGGGCCGCGATCTCTGCGCCGGTTGCGCGCTGGATCTGCCCTACAACCTCCGCGCCTGTGCCCGGTGCGCGCGTCCCTTCCCGGTTCCGCTGCCGGATGGGGCGATCTGCGGCGATTGCGAGCGCCGTCCGCCGCCGTTCGAAGTCTGTCTGACGGCCTTTCGCTATGAGGGTGCGGTGCCCTTCCTGATCACGGGCGCCAAGTTCCGAGGACGGCTCAATGCCGCGCGGCTGCTGGGTCAGTGTCTGGCCGAGCATGTACGTGAGTCGGCGGACGACCGGCTCGAGGCTCTGGTCCCGGTGCCGCTGCATCCGCGACGCCAGCGCACACGCGGCTACAACCAGGCCCTGGAGATCGCGCGCGTCACGGGTCGCGAGCTGTCCATTCCGATCGAGCCGCGTCTCGTCGCCCGCACCCTGGCCACGCCGCCCCAGGTCGGACTGACGGCGCGCGCCCGGCGGCGCAACATCCGGGGCGCCTTCAAGGCGATGGAAGATCTCAAGGGACGGTATCTGGCCATCGTCGATGATGTGATGACGACCGGCGGCACGGTCTCCGAACTGAGTCAGGTGTTGATCGACGCCGGTGCCGCGCGGGTCGATGTCTGGGCCGTGGCGCGGACGCTCTAA